One segment of Candidatus Eisenbacteria bacterium DNA contains the following:
- a CDS encoding tetratricopeptide repeat protein produces the protein MTKCPYCNHQPSESARFCENCGAILQRNDPAYQLAYAHRLEMEGRFGEAIAEYEKLIEKGVMREQLPALRKHLGNLHFRMGHLRRAKEHLRAACEMEPGNAAFWHDLGVVEYHGAEFDDAIAAFQEALVRDADLLLAYFWLGNALYHRGRNDEAIEAFGELLDRYPNFMVGHFHLGVIHARRGNVEEAEGHFRKILQKNPEAAAAQFYVTPESS, from the coding sequence ATGACGAAATGCCCGTACTGCAATCACCAGCCGAGCGAGAGCGCGCGTTTCTGCGAAAACTGCGGAGCGATCCTGCAAAGGAACGATCCGGCCTATCAGCTCGCTTATGCGCATCGTCTCGAAATGGAAGGACGGTTCGGCGAGGCGATTGCCGAGTACGAAAAGCTGATCGAGAAAGGGGTGATGCGCGAGCAGCTCCCCGCCCTACGAAAGCACCTCGGGAACCTGCATTTCCGCATGGGGCATCTCCGGCGCGCGAAGGAGCACTTGCGGGCCGCGTGCGAGATGGAACCGGGGAACGCGGCGTTCTGGCACGATCTCGGGGTCGTGGAGTATCACGGGGCGGAGTTCGACGACGCGATCGCCGCCTTTCAAGAAGCCCTCGTGCGCGACGCGGACTTGCTTCTCGCGTATTTCTGGCTGGGGAACGCTCTTTATCATCGCGGAAGGAACGACGAGGCGATCGAGGCCTTCGGGGAGCTTCTCGACCGCTACCCGAACTTCATGGTCGGGCACTTCCATCTCGGCGTGATCCACGCGAGGCGCGGAAACGTCGAAGAGGCGGAAGGCCATTTCCGCAAGATTCTGCAGAAGAACCCGGAGGCGGCGGCCGCGCAGTTCTACGTTACCCCCGAATCTTCTTAA